Proteins from a single region of Lelliottia sp. JS-SCA-14:
- a CDS encoding glycosyltransferase, producing the protein MNAEKKLITVCVVTYNSSSTIIETLDSIKNQDYGVGNIELIIADDCSFDDTMCLINNWLESNGFAFNSTHVIVGQYNVGLTKNINKAWKLSQGQWIKSIAGDDVLMPSCITDNVNFVSKNNINSVVFSLMQSFSKDNSNNSQYPSKLQRSKLKQSREKQLEFLASAGGFACAPSAFINRAMMEKVGFADERFLMLEDSPLWLRILEAGEKLFFMDVITVKYRVGNSISQSGHSLFNIGHLQQRLLVDIYLFKEKCTIIVNLRKAVFYALCIGLSLVLGTKKTMINKLIYRVALLFKPYWLRDKLTK; encoded by the coding sequence GTGAATGCTGAAAAAAAATTAATTACAGTTTGTGTGGTTACGTATAACTCAAGTTCAACTATTATTGAGACCTTGGATAGCATAAAAAATCAAGATTACGGAGTGGGCAATATAGAGTTGATTATTGCGGATGATTGTTCTTTTGATGATACGATGTGTTTGATTAATAACTGGCTTGAATCTAATGGTTTCGCTTTTAATTCCACGCATGTCATAGTAGGACAGTATAATGTTGGGCTAACAAAGAATATAAATAAAGCGTGGAAATTATCGCAAGGGCAATGGATTAAGTCAATCGCAGGTGACGACGTATTGATGCCTAGTTGTATTACAGATAATGTCAATTTTGTTAGCAAAAATAATATCAATAGTGTTGTATTTTCTCTAATGCAATCTTTTTCAAAAGACAACTCGAACAATAGCCAGTATCCTTCAAAATTACAGAGAAGTAAGCTCAAGCAATCTAGAGAAAAACAATTAGAATTTTTAGCGAGTGCGGGCGGCTTTGCTTGCGCGCCATCAGCTTTCATTAATAGAGCAATGATGGAGAAGGTTGGCTTTGCAGATGAAAGATTTTTAATGCTAGAGGATTCACCGCTATGGTTACGGATCCTTGAAGCTGGAGAGAAACTCTTTTTCATGGATGTTATAACTGTAAAATATCGAGTCGGAAATTCTATTTCACAATCCGGTCATTCACTCTTCAATATTGGGCATTTGCAGCAACGACTATTAGTAGATATTTACTTATTTAAGGAAAAGTGCACCATAATTGTAAATCTGAGAAAGGCAGTATTTTATGCATTGTGTATAGGTTTATCATTAGTGCTAGGCACGAAGAAAACAATGATTAATAAATTAATATATCGTGTTGCACTGTTATTTAAACCATATTGGCTAAGGGATAAATTAACTAAATGA
- a CDS encoding O-antigen translocase: MRKLLSVTFFTGLLTLSRMIAGFIVAKVVAIYTGPTGIAMLGQLQNLINSITGLINSPVNTSVVKFTAEKHLEGYEACSSWWRVSIRWTIILYSIIAPILLLFSSFVSHFLFETETYSWIIVASAFSLPFTAIGTFINSVLNGQKLYKQYVILGMISVVLSSIVMLSLVVKYGIQGALIAVTIQNALIGLGMLLFAIHKPWCRLKYLFGSIDKENSKIVLGYVLMAVVSAVTMPTALIIIRKLLISEVGWEITGYWQAVWKISETYLTVITMSLSIYYLPLLSTIKSAEGLKKEIKSTAYIVMPAVALMALIIYLFRDMALSILFTESFRNARELFSIQLCGDVVKILSWLYAYALISRGATRLFVLCEITAAVTFVTMSYFCIKEFGAQGANIAYLLNYIVYFILVYICLQKGIKENS, encoded by the coding sequence ATGAGGAAGCTTCTTTCAGTAACCTTTTTTACTGGGCTATTGACATTATCCCGTATGATTGCGGGATTTATAGTTGCTAAAGTAGTCGCCATTTACACTGGCCCAACAGGTATTGCAATGTTGGGTCAGTTGCAAAATTTAATCAATAGTATAACTGGTCTTATTAATTCTCCGGTGAATACATCCGTGGTGAAATTCACCGCTGAGAAGCATCTTGAGGGTTACGAAGCATGCTCTAGTTGGTGGCGAGTAAGTATAAGATGGACGATAATTTTATACAGCATAATCGCGCCAATACTTCTATTGTTTTCATCTTTTGTTTCACATTTTTTGTTCGAGACAGAAACTTACTCATGGATTATAGTTGCCAGTGCCTTTTCGTTACCTTTTACTGCGATAGGAACATTTATTAACTCTGTTCTAAACGGTCAGAAGTTATATAAGCAATACGTAATACTTGGCATGATTTCAGTTGTACTATCGTCAATTGTTATGTTGAGTCTCGTTGTAAAATACGGAATTCAAGGGGCATTGATAGCCGTAACAATACAAAATGCTCTTATAGGTTTGGGTATGTTACTATTTGCTATCCACAAACCATGGTGTCGGTTAAAATATCTATTTGGGAGCATTGATAAAGAAAACTCTAAAATAGTATTAGGTTATGTACTTATGGCAGTAGTGTCTGCGGTCACAATGCCGACAGCATTGATCATAATTCGTAAGTTACTTATTTCAGAAGTAGGTTGGGAGATTACGGGATATTGGCAAGCCGTATGGAAAATCTCTGAAACCTACTTAACTGTAATAACTATGTCACTATCTATTTATTATCTCCCTTTGTTGTCGACGATCAAATCGGCAGAAGGTTTAAAAAAAGAGATAAAAAGTACAGCGTACATTGTTATGCCTGCAGTAGCTTTAATGGCACTGATAATTTACCTGTTTAGAGATATGGCGCTTTCTATTCTATTTACTGAGTCATTTAGAAATGCAAGAGAGCTTTTTTCCATACAATTATGCGGCGATGTTGTAAAGATTCTTTCTTGGCTTTATGCATACGCTTTGATTTCAAGAGGAGCAACAAGACTCTTCGTATTATGTGAAATTACAGCTGCGGTGACTTTTGTGACAATGTCATATTTTTGTATAAAAGAGTTTGGTGCTCAAGGTGCAAATATTGCATATTTATTAAACTATATTGTATATTTTATTTTGGTTTATATCTGTTTACAGAAAGGCATTAAAGAAAACTCCTGA
- a CDS encoding DegT/DnrJ/EryC1/StrS family aminotransferase, translating to MVDFLNLKRINSRYTEELKDACSRVIDSGWYIMGDELKKFEKDFADWCGTKHAIGVANGLDALTLVLRAWKEMGLLKDNDEVIVPANTYIASILAITENNLTPRLVEPNIETFNLDAKGIIEAITDKTKVILPVHLYGQISPMNDIQKIAHEYKLLVLEDCAQAHGANINNKKAGNWGDAAGFSFYPGKNLGALGDAGAITTNDDKLAEVLFALRNYGSHKKYHNIYTGTNSRLDEIQAAMLSVKLKYIEDETKIRQRIASRYLEEIKNEHIELPKLTSQQGHVWHLFVLKTKRREALVSYLQNENIATMIHYPIPPHKQQAYDNLKHYHLPLTETIHNEVLSIPLDPTMSDSEIEMVINAVNGFMG from the coding sequence ATGGTTGATTTTTTGAATCTAAAACGAATTAATTCTAGATATACTGAAGAGCTTAAAGATGCTTGTTCGCGAGTAATCGATTCTGGCTGGTATATCATGGGAGATGAGCTTAAAAAATTTGAAAAGGATTTTGCAGATTGGTGCGGGACAAAACATGCAATTGGTGTTGCAAACGGATTAGATGCATTGACATTAGTACTAAGAGCCTGGAAAGAAATGGGGCTCTTGAAGGACAATGATGAGGTTATTGTTCCTGCGAATACGTATATAGCGTCTATCTTAGCAATAACTGAAAATAATCTTACCCCAAGATTAGTTGAGCCAAATATAGAAACTTTCAATTTAGATGCAAAAGGTATTATTGAAGCTATTACTGATAAAACTAAAGTAATTTTACCTGTTCATCTTTATGGACAGATTTCTCCAATGAACGATATACAGAAAATTGCTCATGAATATAAACTTCTAGTTCTAGAAGATTGTGCTCAAGCGCACGGTGCAAATATTAATAATAAAAAAGCTGGGAATTGGGGAGATGCTGCTGGATTTAGTTTTTATCCTGGTAAAAACCTTGGTGCATTGGGTGATGCTGGCGCGATTACAACAAATGATGATAAGTTAGCAGAGGTATTATTTGCTTTGAGAAATTATGGTTCTCATAAGAAATATCATAATATTTATACTGGTACGAATAGCCGACTGGATGAGATTCAAGCAGCAATGCTGTCTGTTAAGTTAAAATATATTGAAGATGAAACAAAAATTAGACAACGGATTGCATCTAGATATTTAGAAGAAATAAAAAATGAACATATCGAATTACCAAAGCTAACAAGCCAGCAAGGGCATGTCTGGCACCTGTTTGTCTTAAAAACAAAGAGGAGAGAGGCATTGGTTAGTTATCTACAAAATGAAAACATCGCTACGATGATACATTATCCAATCCCGCCCCATAAACAACAAGCATACGATAACCTAAAACATTATCATCTTCCTTTAACTGAAACCATTCATAATGAAGTTTTATCCATACCATTAGATCCAACAATGTCCGATAGTGAAATTGAGATGGTGATAAATGCAGTGAATGGTTTTATGGGATGA
- a CDS encoding FdtA/QdtA family cupin domain-containing protein translates to MKVELIPLQKHGDERGMLVALEQAKNVPFEIKRVYYMFGTQDNVRRGYHAHKELRQLAIPVNGSCRFMLDDGQEKVEILLDNPALGLLIEPHMWHEMYDYSQDCILLVLASDVYDESDYIRNYEEFVERLK, encoded by the coding sequence ATGAAAGTTGAATTGATCCCATTACAAAAACATGGAGATGAACGTGGCATGCTTGTTGCTCTTGAACAAGCAAAGAATGTTCCATTTGAAATTAAACGTGTTTATTACATGTTTGGCACTCAGGATAATGTTCGCCGTGGATATCATGCACATAAGGAGTTGAGACAGCTTGCTATTCCGGTCAATGGTTCTTGTCGGTTTATGCTTGATGATGGGCAAGAAAAGGTTGAAATACTCCTAGACAATCCAGCGCTGGGTTTACTTATCGAACCACACATGTGGCATGAAATGTATGATTACTCACAGGATTGTATTCTATTAGTTTTAGCAAGTGATGTTTATGACGAGAGTGACTATATTCGAAATTACGAAGAGTTTGTGGAGAGGTTAAAATGA
- the rfbA gene encoding glucose-1-phosphate thymidylyltransferase RfbA, translated as MKGIILAGGSGTRLYPITMGVSKQLLPVYDKPMIYYPLSVLMLAGIKDILVITTLEDQAGFQRLLGDGNHLGIKIEYAIQPSPDGLAQAFIIGEAFIGDDSVCLVLGDNIFFGQGFTPKLKAAAERNTGATVFGYQVMDPERFGVVSFDQNYQAISIEEKPVKPTSNWAVTGLYFYDNSVIEIAKNIKPSSRGELEITAVNEIYLKRNALNVELLGRGFAWLDTGTHDSLIEAGSFVETVQKRQGMMVACPEEIAWRNGWLQDDELYQLGKKIEKNHYGKYLINLVNKHES; from the coding sequence ATGAAAGGTATAATTTTAGCTGGTGGTTCAGGCACGCGGTTGTACCCCATTACTATGGGGGTTTCAAAACAACTCCTTCCTGTTTACGACAAACCAATGATTTATTACCCTTTATCTGTTTTGATGCTTGCAGGCATCAAAGACATACTAGTCATTACTACGCTTGAAGACCAGGCTGGATTCCAGCGTCTTCTTGGAGACGGTAATCATCTTGGTATCAAAATTGAGTATGCCATTCAGCCTAGTCCAGATGGCCTCGCTCAGGCATTTATTATTGGTGAAGCATTTATTGGTGATGATTCAGTCTGTCTAGTGCTTGGTGATAATATATTTTTTGGCCAAGGTTTTACACCTAAATTAAAAGCAGCAGCAGAAAGAAATACCGGCGCAACAGTATTTGGCTATCAAGTTATGGATCCCGAGCGGTTTGGCGTAGTGTCTTTTGACCAAAATTATCAAGCAATAAGTATTGAGGAAAAGCCAGTTAAACCAACATCAAATTGGGCAGTAACAGGTCTTTATTTTTATGACAATAGCGTGATTGAAATAGCAAAGAATATAAAACCCTCATCGCGAGGGGAATTAGAAATCACGGCAGTTAATGAAATTTATTTAAAGCGTAATGCCTTAAATGTTGAACTCCTTGGGCGAGGATTTGCATGGCTAGATACCGGTACTCATGACAGCCTCATTGAGGCCGGTAGTTTTGTTGAAACAGTTCAGAAACGCCAGGGCATGATGGTTGCTTGCCCTGAAGAGATCGCTTGGCGCAATGGTTGGTTACAGGATGACGAATTGTATCAGCTTGGAAAAAAAATAGAAAAAAATCATTACGGGAAATATCTCATTAATCTGGTAAACAAACATGAAAGTTGA
- the rfbB gene encoding dTDP-glucose 4,6-dehydratase encodes MKILVTGGAGFIGSAVVRHIIKNTQDEVVNVDKLTYAGNLESLADVSDSERYAFEQADICDKAAMERIFAAHKPDAVMHLAAESHVDRSITGPAAFIETNIVGTYVLLEAARTYWSTLSDEAKAAFRFHHISTDEVYGDLPHPDEHPASSELPLFTETTAYAPSSPYSASKASSDHLVRAWLRTYGFPTMVTNCSNNYGPYHFPEKLIPLVILNALDGKALPIYGKGDQIRDWLYVEDHARALYTVVTQGKPGETYNIGGHNEKQNLDVVHTICDLLDEIVPKEGSYRDQITYVTDRPGHDRRYAIDAHKIGEELGWEPQETFESGIRKTVEWYLANFRWCERVQDGSYQRERLGLTK; translated from the coding sequence GTGAAAATTCTTGTTACTGGCGGTGCCGGTTTTATCGGTTCAGCTGTAGTACGGCATATTATTAAAAATACCCAGGATGAAGTGGTCAATGTCGACAAATTGACCTATGCCGGTAACCTGGAATCGCTTGCTGATGTGAGTGATAGCGAGCGTTATGCGTTTGAGCAGGCAGACATCTGCGACAAAGCGGCGATGGAACGTATTTTTGCTGCTCATAAGCCTGATGCGGTGATGCATCTTGCAGCGGAAAGTCATGTGGATCGTTCTATCACTGGCCCGGCGGCGTTTATCGAAACGAATATCGTCGGCACTTATGTCCTTCTGGAGGCCGCTCGCACCTACTGGTCAACACTGAGTGATGAAGCCAAAGCCGCATTCCGCTTCCACCATATTTCGACTGACGAAGTGTATGGCGATCTGCCTCATCCTGACGAGCATCCGGCGTCAAGCGAACTGCCACTGTTTACTGAAACAACCGCTTATGCGCCGAGCAGCCCGTATTCTGCTTCTAAGGCTTCGAGCGATCATTTGGTCCGCGCCTGGCTTCGCACCTATGGTTTCCCAACCATGGTGACCAACTGCTCTAACAACTACGGTCCATACCATTTCCCGGAAAAACTGATCCCGCTGGTTATCCTGAATGCCCTGGACGGTAAAGCACTGCCTATTTATGGCAAGGGCGACCAGATCCGCGACTGGCTGTATGTGGAAGATCATGCCCGCGCGCTCTATACCGTAGTCACTCAGGGTAAGCCCGGCGAAACGTACAACATCGGTGGTCATAACGAGAAGCAAAACCTCGATGTTGTTCACACCATCTGCGACCTTCTGGATGAAATCGTTCCTAAAGAAGGGTCATATCGCGATCAGATTACTTACGTCACAGACCGTCCGGGACATGACCGTCGTTATGCGATCGATGCCCATAAAATTGGCGAAGAGCTGGGTTGGGAACCGCAAGAGACGTTTGAGAGCGGGATCCGCAAAACCGTTGAGTGGTATCTGGCTAATTTTAGATGGTGTGAGCGAGTGCAGGATGGGAGTTATCAACGTGAGCGTCTGGGGTTAACAAAATGA
- the galF gene encoding GalU regulator GalF, with protein sequence MINLKAVIPVAGLGMHMLPATKAIPKEMLPIVDKPMIQYIVDEIVAAGIKEIVLVTHSSKNAVENHFDTSYELEALLEQRVKRQLLAEVQSICPPGVTIMNVRQAQPLGLGHSILCARPIVGDNPFIVVLPDIILDNASADPLRYNLAAMVARFNETGRSQVLAKRMKGDLSEYSVIKTKEPLDSEGQVSRIVEFIEKPDQPQTLASDLMAVGRYVLNADIWAELEKTEPGAWERIQLTDAIAELAKKQSVDAMLMTGDSYDCGKKMGYMQAFVNYGLRNLKEGAKFRKSIEKMLTSE encoded by the coding sequence ATGATTAATTTGAAAGCAGTCATTCCGGTAGCGGGTCTGGGCATGCATATGCTGCCAGCCACGAAGGCGATTCCAAAAGAAATGCTACCGATCGTCGACAAGCCGATGATTCAGTACATCGTTGACGAGATTGTTGCTGCAGGGATCAAAGAAATCGTTCTGGTGACCCATTCATCCAAGAATGCGGTAGAGAACCACTTCGACACCTCTTACGAACTCGAAGCGCTGCTTGAGCAGCGTGTTAAGCGTCAGCTTCTGGCCGAAGTGCAGTCTATCTGCCCGCCAGGGGTGACCATCATGAACGTTCGCCAGGCGCAGCCGCTGGGCCTGGGACACTCCATTCTTTGTGCTCGCCCTATCGTGGGTGACAACCCATTCATCGTCGTGCTGCCAGATATCATTCTTGACAATGCGTCTGCCGATCCGCTGCGTTACAACCTTGCCGCTATGGTCGCGCGTTTCAATGAAACGGGCCGCAGCCAGGTGCTGGCAAAACGCATGAAAGGCGATCTGTCCGAGTACTCTGTGATTAAAACTAAAGAGCCGCTGGATTCAGAAGGGCAGGTGAGCCGTATCGTCGAGTTCATCGAAAAACCCGATCAGCCGCAGACTCTGGCTTCCGATCTGATGGCGGTGGGCCGCTACGTACTGAACGCTGATATCTGGGCCGAACTGGAAAAAACAGAACCGGGCGCATGGGAACGTATTCAGCTGACAGATGCAATCGCCGAGCTGGCGAAGAAACAGTCCGTTGATGCGATGCTAATGACCGGCGACAGCTACGACTGCGGTAAGAAAATGGGGTACATGCAGGCGTTCGTGAACTACGGGCTGCGTAACCTCAAAGAGGGCGCGAAGTTCCGTAAGAGCATTGAGAAGATGCTCACGAGCGAGTGA